The following coding sequences lie in one Arachis hypogaea cultivar Tifrunner chromosome 4, arahy.Tifrunner.gnm2.J5K5, whole genome shotgun sequence genomic window:
- the LOC112795546 gene encoding uncharacterized protein, with amino-acid sequence MERREKKAVKATVPKFGAWEKKAGGAPTDYSMVFGQVREKKKNQKTDLSEVRRLSLGNETNHHFHPYRARALLASEEPPLPPPPANLQRRKSGVNNYFSCCSSSPDIVRA; translated from the exons ATGGAGAGACGAGAG AAGAAAGCAGTAAAGGCAACGGTGCCGAAGTTTGGAGCGTGGGAGAAGAAGGCAGGAGGAGCGCCTACAGATTATTCAATGGTGTTTGGTCAAGTtcgtgaaaagaagaagaatcaaaAGACAGATTTGAGTGAAGTGAGGCGTTTAAGCCTTGGGAATGAAACAAATCATCACTTCCATCCCTATCGTGCACGTGCTCTTCTTGCTAGTGAAgaacctcctcttcctcctcctcctgct aaTTTACAGAGGAGAAAAAGTGGTGTGAATAACTATTTCAGTTGCTGCTCATCAAGTCCTGATATTGTACGTGCTTGA